Proteins encoded within one genomic window of Comamonas endophytica:
- a CDS encoding bifunctional diguanylate cyclase/phosphodiesterase has translation MIFRAAADASPSRGKARARGDFLEVRPAFSVKALAVAVLATLVAAVLPSVYWISRNQLADQDLRSGIAMQSSNIKYLLQNQFNGFELIARSVKGFIDGSENVTAQEFHVFIDSLNLQMISPGLQGVGYVRWVTGEDAPARALELVRSKQGSSAYSIRPAGERPSYAPIIFMEPVKGNEHAIGFDIFSVPEARLSAELARETGDLISTESIPLVQDATQRKLPGFVLYLAAFIPGPAQVAELQELRGWVDLPFRLDDVLAPIAKTLEPGLQLVFFERQNSKNVLFSHGFPPGASAANASAEELEFSRTDYLAFAGRRWYFQVIPTEAYLENKHKSTHHWIASIGILLSASLGLILFLLLTSRDRARALALEMTSSLRQTTAELNGTLDAIPDLLFEMDLEGRYLAIRTSNQASLNLPADQVLHSTVHDVLPPKAAQVLLNAIREAHVLGRSTGNRLETEVHGEQRCFELSVARKQGVVGTPPSFIVVSRDITERTRAEQQVQQLAYFDVLTGLPNRRQFLSIASRLIEDNSARDGYGAVLLVDIDHLKMINDHWGHQCGDEVLKHVASRTSRVLDPRHVVARFGGDELIVVLNHLGPAFEQAKHAAEKACQDILGSIAEPVAFDSREYHASVSIGVALFDGDGRTMNEIISGADSAMYQAKNDGRSTYRFFDRELQRAMAERMALEQDMRTGLHSGEFYLVYQPQLDSRGQVIGAEALCRWKHPQKGMVSPAVFIDIAEKSGFILQLGQWVLEQACRTLYGWSMDPRLARLTLAVNVSAQQFHHPDFLPQTLDLMRECRINPAKLELELTESIFAQDVEQIAEKMQALKSLGVCFSLDDFGTGYSSLNYLKRLPLDQLKIDQSFVRDVITDSFDASIVVAMISLGESLGLKVLAEGVETESQLEFLRGKGCSLFQGYLFAKPLSEAEFQSYLQQGGPQVHA, from the coding sequence GTGATATTTCGCGCCGCAGCCGATGCCAGCCCGTCCCGGGGGAAGGCGCGCGCCCGCGGGGATTTTCTCGAGGTGCGGCCGGCATTCAGCGTCAAGGCGCTGGCGGTCGCGGTGCTGGCGACCCTGGTGGCGGCAGTGCTGCCGTCGGTTTACTGGATTTCCAGGAACCAGCTTGCCGACCAGGACTTGCGCAGCGGCATCGCCATGCAAAGCAGCAACATCAAGTATCTGCTGCAAAACCAGTTCAATGGCTTCGAGCTCATCGCGCGCAGCGTCAAGGGTTTCATCGATGGCTCCGAAAACGTCACGGCCCAGGAATTCCACGTTTTCATCGATTCCCTGAACCTGCAGATGATTTCACCGGGATTGCAGGGCGTGGGCTACGTGCGCTGGGTCACCGGGGAAGACGCGCCAGCGCGCGCCCTCGAGCTCGTGCGCAGCAAGCAAGGCAGCAGCGCATATTCGATCAGGCCGGCGGGCGAGCGCCCGTCCTATGCGCCCATCATTTTCATGGAGCCGGTCAAGGGCAACGAACATGCCATCGGTTTCGATATTTTCTCCGTCCCGGAAGCCAGGCTTTCCGCCGAACTCGCACGCGAGACCGGCGACCTGATCTCCACCGAGAGTATTCCGCTGGTCCAGGACGCGACCCAGCGCAAGCTGCCGGGATTCGTGCTGTATCTTGCCGCGTTCATTCCCGGTCCCGCCCAGGTCGCCGAGCTGCAGGAACTGCGCGGCTGGGTGGATCTGCCGTTCCGGCTCGATGATGTGCTGGCGCCGATTGCCAAGACGCTGGAGCCCGGCTTGCAGCTGGTGTTCTTCGAACGGCAGAATTCGAAGAACGTGCTGTTCTCGCATGGTTTTCCTCCCGGCGCATCAGCGGCGAACGCCAGTGCCGAGGAACTGGAGTTTTCCAGGACCGATTACCTGGCCTTTGCCGGCAGGCGCTGGTATTTCCAGGTCATCCCCACCGAAGCCTATCTGGAGAACAAGCACAAGTCCACGCACCACTGGATCGCCTCCATCGGCATCTTGCTGAGCGCCTCGCTGGGACTGATCCTGTTCCTGCTGCTGACCTCGCGGGACCGCGCGCGCGCGCTGGCCCTGGAGATGACCTCGAGCCTGCGCCAGACCACGGCCGAGCTCAACGGCACGCTCGATGCGATTCCCGATCTGCTGTTCGAGATGGACCTGGAAGGGCGCTACCTCGCCATCCGCACCAGCAACCAGGCCAGCCTGAACCTGCCTGCGGACCAGGTGCTGCACAGCACCGTCCATGACGTGCTGCCTCCGAAGGCCGCGCAGGTGCTGCTCAATGCCATCAGGGAAGCGCATGTGCTGGGACGCAGCACCGGCAACCGCCTTGAAACCGAGGTCCACGGCGAGCAGCGCTGCTTCGAGCTCTCGGTGGCGCGCAAGCAGGGCGTGGTGGGCACGCCGCCCAGCTTCATCGTGGTGTCGCGCGACATCACCGAAAGAACGCGCGCCGAGCAGCAGGTGCAGCAGCTGGCCTATTTCGACGTATTGACGGGCCTGCCCAACCGGCGCCAGTTCCTTTCCATTGCATCGCGCCTGATCGAGGACAACTCCGCGCGCGATGGCTATGGGGCGGTGCTGCTGGTCGATATCGACCATCTGAAGATGATCAATGACCACTGGGGCCACCAGTGCGGCGACGAGGTGCTCAAGCATGTGGCCTCGCGCACCAGCCGGGTGCTGGATCCGCGGCACGTGGTGGCGCGTTTTGGCGGCGACGAGCTGATCGTGGTGCTGAACCATCTGGGCCCGGCGTTCGAGCAGGCCAAGCATGCCGCCGAAAAGGCCTGCCAGGACATCCTGGGCAGCATTGCCGAGCCCGTGGCCTTCGACTCGCGCGAGTACCACGCGTCCGTGAGCATCGGCGTGGCACTGTTCGACGGCGACGGCAGGACCATGAACGAGATCATCAGCGGCGCCGACTCCGCCATGTACCAGGCGAAGAACGACGGCCGCAGCACCTACCGCTTCTTCGACCGGGAATTGCAGCGCGCCATGGCCGAGCGCATGGCGCTCGAGCAGGACATGCGCACCGGCTTGCATTCCGGCGAGTTCTATCTGGTCTACCAGCCGCAGCTCGACTCGCGCGGCCAGGTCATCGGCGCCGAGGCGCTGTGCCGCTGGAAGCACCCGCAAAAGGGGATGGTCTCGCCGGCGGTGTTCATCGACATCGCCGAGAAAAGCGGTTTCATCCTGCAGCTGGGCCAGTGGGTGCTGGAGCAGGCCTGCCGGACGCTGTACGGCTGGAGCATGGACCCAAGGCTCGCGCGCCTCACGCTGGCCGTGAACGTGAGCGCCCAGCAGTTCCACCACCCGGATTTCCTGCCGCAGACCCTGGACCTGATGCGGGAATGCCGGATCAATCCGGCGAAACTGGAGCTGGAGCTGACGGAAAGCATCTTCGCGCAAGACGTGGAGCAGATCGCCGAGAAGATGCAGGCGCTCAAATCCCTGGGCGTGTGTTTCTCGCTCGACGATTTCGGCACGGGATACTCGTCTCTGAATTACCTCAAGCGGCTGCCGCTGGACCAGCTCAAGATCGACCAGTCGTTCGTGCGCGATGTCATCACCGACAGCTTCGATGCCTCCATCGTGGTGGCAATGATCTCCCTGGGTGAAAGCCTGGGCCTCAAGGTGCTGGCCGAAGGCGTGGAAACCGAGAGCCAGCTGGAGTTCCTGCGCGGCAAGGGCTGCAGCCTGTTCCAGGGCTACCTTTTCGCCAAGCCACTGTCGGAGGCGGAATTCCAGAGCTATCTGCAGCAGGGCGGGCCGCAGGTCCACGCGTGA
- a CDS encoding GAF domain-containing protein, which produces MMDYDPNDIDVKISELLVATSDEADPELPSAVPEVLRLIRSKLNMDVAFVSEFTDGRRTFKAVDSAPGFTPHLEAGMSDPLEESWCQRVVEGRLPEEIRDAAPYVASGQAPNPGFPIGTHLSTPVRLADGTVYGTLCCFSRGVKAEADADLLRRTANVLAAKLSAGRG; this is translated from the coding sequence ATGATGGACTACGACCCCAACGATATCGACGTCAAGATTTCCGAACTGCTGGTGGCGACCAGTGACGAGGCGGATCCTGAGCTTCCGTCTGCCGTACCCGAGGTGTTGAGGCTGATCCGCAGCAAGCTGAACATGGATGTGGCATTCGTGTCCGAATTCACCGATGGCCGGCGCACCTTCAAGGCAGTGGACAGCGCGCCGGGGTTCACGCCGCATCTCGAAGCCGGCATGTCGGATCCGCTGGAAGAAAGCTGGTGTCAGCGTGTCGTCGAGGGCAGGCTGCCCGAGGAGATCCGGGATGCCGCGCCTTACGTCGCATCCGGGCAGGCGCCAAACCCGGGTTTTCCGATTGGCACCCATCTGAGCACGCCGGTGCGGCTGGCCGACGGCACGGTCTATGGCACGCTGTGCTGTTTCAGCCGGGGCGTGAAAGCCGAAGCCGACGCCGATCTCCTGCGGCGTACAGCCAATGTGCTTGCTGCCAAGTTGAGCGCCGGCAGGGGCTAG
- a CDS encoding ABC transporter substrate-binding protein — protein MKALAKIVVSTLIAFGISQSALAQAGKPVDKVLVTEAFHSLLYLPVYVAKHEGIFQKHNIDVPVVRSAGSGPTALASVLAGEAQFSVHGPEHVGFAQQRGGKAKAVSAVANSAPVWILARKDVAYQKPSDMKGKRVTVGLAPGTSNTLLKRFLIANNLKDKTDVTVTEVQNGSELGPVLAGQSDFSVAYQPQVEQGLAQGMKMVHAFTGEYPEYAFSTINTSQQLIEKNPALVGRFVQAINDSLKYMRANPDAAKAVARKEFASLDAAVVNSAVQRMLDSNVYPANVQITEKAFKTAIDMQKFVGNIKTDMHYGDIVQGAFTQSVMAAK, from the coding sequence ATGAAAGCTCTTGCGAAGATCGTTGTCAGCACCTTGATTGCTTTTGGAATATCCCAGTCCGCCCTGGCGCAGGCGGGGAAACCGGTGGACAAGGTGCTTGTGACCGAAGCCTTCCACAGCCTGCTTTATCTTCCGGTCTATGTCGCCAAGCACGAGGGCATTTTCCAGAAGCACAACATCGACGTGCCGGTCGTGCGCTCGGCAGGCTCCGGTCCCACGGCGCTGGCCTCGGTGCTGGCTGGCGAAGCCCAGTTCTCCGTGCATGGGCCCGAGCATGTCGGTTTCGCCCAGCAGCGCGGCGGCAAGGCCAAGGCGGTGAGCGCCGTGGCCAACAGCGCGCCGGTCTGGATCCTGGCGCGCAAGGATGTGGCCTACCAGAAACCGTCGGACATGAAGGGCAAGCGCGTCACCGTGGGCCTCGCGCCCGGCACCTCCAATACGCTGCTCAAGCGCTTCCTGATCGCCAACAACCTCAAGGACAAGACCGACGTCACCGTCACCGAAGTCCAGAACGGCTCGGAGCTCGGCCCGGTGCTGGCCGGCCAATCCGACTTCAGCGTCGCCTACCAGCCCCAGGTCGAGCAGGGCCTGGCCCAGGGTATGAAAATGGTCCATGCCTTCACCGGCGAATATCCCGAATATGCGTTCTCGACCATCAATACCTCGCAGCAGCTGATTGAAAAGAACCCTGCCCTGGTGGGCCGCTTCGTTCAAGCCATCAACGACTCGCTGAAGTACATGCGGGCTAATCCAGACGCAGCCAAGGCCGTGGCACGCAAGGAATTCGCTTCGCTCGACGCGGCGGTCGTCAACTCGGCGGTGCAGCGCATGCTCGACAGCAATGTCTACCCGGCCAACGTGCAGATCACCGAGAAGGCGTTCAAGACGGCGATCGACATGCAGAAATTCGTCGGCAACATCAAGACCGACATGCACTATGGCGACATCGTCCAGGGCGCGTTCACGCAAAGCGTGATGGCGGCGAAGTGA
- a CDS encoding amidase — protein sequence MTSPSTLTAARALLQTKSISPSELLEEFIRNIEAAEPQVKAWKLLRLEEARAQARILDQKLSTLDELPLLFGIPYGAKDIICTAGIPTEAGSKLLKGYVPDEDATVIKTLKAQHAVLLGKTTTTEFANLGNPPPTTNAWNPGHTPGGSSSGSAAAMGARMALFTLGTQTAGSISRPAAFNGVTALKATFGRISKTGVFPCGRSLDHVGAFTHSAEDAALVFNALSGPDPLDESTHHLPHQLLCLRSSKDYTIGILEDPYFAAADAVAVDAMMQALAHLQQAGVRVVRVKAPAGFADSAKAQQLTMQAEVASYHAQNFKTRGELFDPSLQAFIGEGLKITADQYLQAQSARSSYRLEFARAFAEADLLVTPTAPGTAPAGIGATGSPVFNLPFTHLGVPTLTLPIGFSPENALPLGMQLIAPHLQEQRLIDMGCFYQQSTDWHLQRPPVAR from the coding sequence ATGACTTCACCCAGCACGCTCACCGCCGCCCGGGCGTTACTTCAAACCAAAAGCATCAGCCCTTCGGAACTCCTGGAGGAATTCATCCGCAATATCGAGGCCGCAGAGCCGCAGGTAAAGGCCTGGAAGCTGCTGCGTCTGGAAGAAGCCAGGGCCCAGGCCAGGATCCTGGACCAGAAGCTGTCTACGCTCGATGAGCTTCCGCTGCTGTTCGGTATTCCCTACGGGGCCAAGGACATCATCTGCACCGCCGGGATTCCCACGGAAGCGGGCTCCAAGCTGTTGAAAGGATATGTCCCCGACGAGGATGCGACCGTCATCAAGACCTTGAAGGCCCAGCATGCCGTCCTGCTGGGCAAGACCACCACCACCGAGTTCGCCAACCTCGGCAATCCGCCGCCGACGACGAATGCCTGGAATCCCGGCCATACCCCGGGCGGCTCGAGCAGCGGTTCGGCCGCCGCCATGGGCGCGCGCATGGCCCTGTTCACGCTGGGCACGCAGACCGCGGGCTCGATCTCGCGGCCGGCGGCGTTCAATGGCGTCACGGCCCTGAAAGCCACGTTTGGCCGCATCAGCAAGACCGGGGTGTTTCCCTGCGGCCGCAGCCTGGACCATGTGGGGGCGTTCACGCACAGCGCCGAAGACGCGGCGCTGGTCTTCAATGCCCTGTCCGGCCCCGACCCGCTGGACGAAAGCACGCACCATCTTCCCCACCAGCTCCTGTGCCTTCGCAGCAGCAAGGACTACACCATCGGCATTCTGGAAGATCCCTACTTCGCTGCGGCCGACGCGGTGGCAGTGGACGCCATGATGCAGGCGCTGGCGCACCTGCAGCAAGCCGGAGTGCGGGTGGTGCGGGTCAAGGCACCCGCCGGCTTCGCGGACTCGGCCAAGGCGCAGCAGCTCACCATGCAGGCCGAAGTGGCCAGCTACCATGCGCAGAACTTCAAGACCCGGGGAGAACTGTTCGACCCCAGCCTGCAGGCCTTCATCGGGGAGGGACTGAAGATCACCGCGGATCAGTATCTGCAGGCGCAATCGGCGCGTAGCAGCTACCGCCTGGAGTTTGCCCGGGCCTTCGCCGAGGCCGACCTGTTGGTCACGCCCACGGCGCCGGGCACCGCACCGGCGGGCATCGGCGCCACCGGCTCGCCCGTCTTCAACCTGCCCTTCACCCACCTGGGCGTGCCTACGCTCACGCTGCCCATCGGCTTCAGCCCAGAAAATGCGCTTCCTCTCGGAATGCAGCTGATCGCGCCGCATCTGCAGGAGCAGCGGCTGATCGACATGGGATGTTTCTATCAGCAATCGACCGACTGGCATTTGCAGCGGCCGCCCGTGGCACGATGA
- a CDS encoding ABC transporter ATP-binding protein, with the protein METLEKDLAVAEAQVAFSLKKVHKTFEDAQGNEVEVIRDITLDVKESEFISIVGPSGCGKTTMFNIISNLLPPSSGDIVHRKMNYKRVGTNIGYMLQRDLLFPWRTIIENVVLGLEIEGIPADIRKKKALEYLDKYGLADFANAYPHTLSGGMRQRVALIRTLITDPDIILLDEPFSALDYQTRLVLEEEIVSILRESGKTVVLITHDIGEAIAMSDRVAVMTQRPTSVKKVYDVGLSRKHGSCLKARNDPMYSKFFDAIWADLDIQIGR; encoded by the coding sequence ATGGAAACTCTGGAAAAGGATTTGGCGGTTGCCGAGGCGCAGGTTGCCTTTTCATTGAAGAAAGTCCACAAGACTTTCGAAGATGCACAAGGCAACGAGGTCGAAGTGATCAGGGATATCACTTTGGATGTCAAGGAATCCGAATTCATCAGCATCGTCGGGCCCAGCGGCTGCGGCAAGACGACGATGTTCAATATCATTTCCAATCTTCTGCCACCGAGCAGCGGCGACATAGTTCACCGCAAGATGAACTACAAGCGCGTGGGCACGAACATCGGCTACATGCTCCAGCGCGATCTGCTCTTTCCCTGGCGCACGATTATCGAGAACGTGGTGCTGGGGCTGGAAATAGAAGGTATTCCGGCCGATATACGCAAGAAGAAAGCACTGGAGTACCTCGACAAATACGGGCTGGCGGATTTCGCCAATGCCTATCCGCATACCCTGTCGGGCGGCATGCGCCAGCGCGTGGCGCTGATCCGGACCCTGATCACCGACCCCGACATCATTCTTCTGGACGAGCCCTTTTCCGCGCTCGACTACCAGACCCGCCTGGTGCTGGAGGAGGAGATCGTTTCCATCCTGCGTGAATCGGGCAAGACCGTGGTGCTCATCACCCACGATATCGGCGAAGCCATCGCCATGTCGGACCGGGTGGCCGTCATGACGCAGCGCCCCACTTCGGTCAAGAAGGTCTACGACGTCGGCCTCTCGCGCAAGCACGGCTCCTGCCTCAAGGCGCGCAACGATCCCATGTATTCGAAATTCTTCGATGCCATCTGGGCCGACCTCGACATTCAGATTGGACGGTGA
- a CDS encoding ABC transporter permease, translating to MASTAAAVKAAPRKRKPFQWKNSFWIANLLRIAMIAAVLAAWQIAADQGAINPFLMGSPAGIYKEALRLVETGQLWQDTFATVHATIIGFLVGSLSGAFFGLLLWCFPYVARILDPFFVALNGLPKIALAPMIIIWFGSGMLSKVALAFVATFIVSLLSAYQGTHQIDSSLVNLMRSLGATKRLIFLKLVIPATLPWIIASFRLNIGFALIAEIGGEFIASDRGLGRMIFVSGNLFNLNAVWVGIMMLMAVAVTLYAIVSRVEKNILPWNSK from the coding sequence GTGGCCTCCACAGCCGCCGCCGTCAAGGCCGCGCCAAGGAAACGCAAGCCGTTCCAATGGAAAAACAGCTTCTGGATCGCCAACCTGCTGCGCATTGCCATGATTGCCGCCGTGCTGGCGGCCTGGCAGATCGCCGCCGACCAGGGCGCGATCAATCCGTTTCTGATGGGCTCGCCCGCCGGCATCTACAAGGAGGCCCTGCGCCTGGTGGAAACCGGTCAACTGTGGCAGGACACCTTTGCCACCGTGCACGCGACCATCATCGGCTTCCTTGTCGGCAGCCTGTCCGGTGCTTTCTTCGGCTTGCTGCTGTGGTGCTTCCCCTATGTGGCGAGAATTCTCGACCCGTTCTTTGTCGCGCTCAACGGCCTGCCGAAAATCGCGCTGGCGCCGATGATCATCATCTGGTTCGGCTCTGGCATGCTGTCCAAGGTGGCGCTGGCATTTGTCGCCACCTTCATCGTTTCACTGCTGTCCGCCTATCAAGGCACGCACCAGATCGACAGCAGCCTGGTGAATCTGATGCGCTCGTTGGGCGCCACCAAAAGGCTGATATTCCTGAAGCTGGTGATACCCGCCACCTTGCCCTGGATCATCGCCTCCTTCCGCCTGAATATCGGCTTCGCGCTGATTGCCGAAATCGGCGGTGAATTCATTGCCTCCGACAGGGGCCTGGGCCGAATGATTTTCGTCTCCGGCAACCTGTTCAACCTCAATGCCGTGTGGGTCGGAATCATGATGCTCATGGCCGTGGCCGTGACGCTCTATGCCATCGTCTCGCGCGTCGAGAAAAACATCCTCCCCTGGAATTCCAAGTAA